Proteins encoded in a region of the Planococcus shixiaomingii genome:
- the flhB gene encoding flagellar biosynthesis protein FlhB, giving the protein MDKRFPLRLDLQFFSGEKTEKATPQKRQESKKKGQVGKSAEVPAALILLGGIMLLSISGSWMLEQILAIFRINFTQYISWELTPSTIRTLFEQMTFSAMKIMAPLMIAAIVLGTLGNYVQVGPLFTTEPLMAKLERIDPIKGAKRIFAIRALVELLKSLLKIAIIGTATFLVLWRKKDELFLLSQKSLGSSLSFLGGLTAQLVTVAAVILMVLAILDFMYQKYEFEKGIRMSKQDMRDEAKKAEGDPLIKSKIREQQRQMSMNRMIQDLPNADVLITNPTHYAIAIKYDAETMEAPTVIAMGKDHLALKIKEKAKEHGIVIMENKPLARALYAQVEVGDTVPEDLFLAVAEVLAYIYRLKGKIK; this is encoded by the coding sequence GTGGATAAAAGATTTCCGCTCCGATTGGATTTACAATTTTTTTCAGGAGAGAAAACTGAAAAAGCGACACCGCAAAAACGGCAGGAGTCAAAGAAGAAAGGGCAAGTCGGAAAAAGCGCTGAAGTTCCCGCTGCTCTGATCCTGCTTGGCGGAATCATGCTGCTTAGCATTTCCGGCAGCTGGATGCTCGAACAAATCCTGGCAATTTTCCGCATTAACTTTACACAGTACATCTCTTGGGAACTGACTCCATCTACAATACGTACGTTGTTTGAACAAATGACGTTTAGTGCTATGAAAATCATGGCGCCGCTAATGATAGCGGCAATCGTGCTCGGGACTCTCGGAAATTATGTGCAGGTTGGGCCATTGTTCACAACAGAACCGCTAATGGCAAAGCTGGAACGGATTGATCCGATTAAAGGCGCAAAGAGAATATTTGCCATCCGCGCGCTTGTGGAACTGCTGAAGTCGCTGTTGAAAATTGCCATAATCGGTACAGCTACATTCCTCGTGCTTTGGAGAAAAAAAGATGAATTGTTCCTCTTGTCTCAAAAAAGTCTTGGCTCTTCTTTATCATTTCTTGGTGGATTGACCGCACAACTTGTGACAGTCGCTGCCGTTATCTTAATGGTTTTAGCAATTTTAGATTTTATGTACCAAAAGTATGAATTTGAAAAAGGCATCCGGATGTCCAAGCAGGACATGCGGGATGAAGCGAAAAAAGCGGAAGGCGATCCGTTGATCAAGTCGAAAATTAGAGAACAGCAACGACAGATGAGCATGAACCGAATGATTCAGGACTTGCCGAATGCGGATGTCCTCATCACCAACCCAACGCATTATGCAATCGCCATCAAGTATGATGCAGAAACCATGGAAGCACCCACGGTTATCGCTATGGGAAAAGACCATCTGGCGCTGAAAATAAAAGAAAAAGCAAAAGAACATGGCATTGTGATTATGGAAAACAAACCGCTCGCCCGTGCTTTATACGCACAAGTAGAAGTAGGGGATACGGTACCCGAAGATTTGTTCTTAGCGGTGGCCGAGGTTTTAGCATATATTTACCGGTTAAAAGGCAAGATCAAATGA
- the flgF gene encoding flagellar basal-body rod protein FlgF, whose translation MLRSLYSGVSGMKGFQTKLDVIGNNISNVNTVGFKKSTINFQDLLSQNLSSNGVNPMQVGLGSQTSSISTVHTAGSSQTTGVGTDLSIQGDGFFVVEDAQGDQFLTRAGNFLVNADGDLVTTQGHNVVDGNGNAINIPMGTYSSFAIDPQGRVIGKRQDNGAEVTIQTIGISTPENPAGLRKVGGSLYEMTASASPDGINTGTAATRNTQIASGMLEMSNVDLTEEFTEMIIAQRGFQANSRTITTSDEILQEVVNLKR comes from the coding sequence ATGCTTCGTTCATTATACTCAGGCGTGTCAGGTATGAAAGGTTTTCAAACAAAATTAGATGTTATCGGTAACAACATTTCAAACGTGAACACGGTAGGCTTCAAAAAAAGCACAATCAATTTCCAGGATTTATTAAGCCAGAACCTATCGAGTAACGGCGTTAACCCAATGCAAGTTGGACTCGGCTCACAAACTTCTTCAATTAGCACAGTTCATACTGCTGGTTCCTCTCAGACAACTGGTGTCGGGACAGATCTTTCGATTCAAGGAGATGGATTCTTCGTAGTTGAAGACGCACAAGGCGACCAATTCTTAACGCGTGCAGGGAACTTTTTAGTAAATGCGGATGGCGATTTGGTTACTACACAAGGCCATAACGTAGTAGATGGAAACGGGAATGCTATTAATATTCCAATGGGCACGTATTCTTCGTTTGCAATTGATCCACAAGGCAGAGTTATTGGAAAGCGACAAGATAACGGTGCAGAAGTAACTATTCAAACAATCGGAATTTCAACTCCGGAAAATCCAGCAGGTTTACGAAAAGTAGGTGGTTCGTTGTATGAAATGACTGCTTCTGCTAGCCCAGATGGTATAAATACTGGGACTGCAGCCACGCGAAATACACAGATCGCTTCTGGTATGCTAGAAATGTCAAATGTTGACTTAACAGAAGAATTTACGGAAATGATTATTGCGCAACGTGGTTTCCAGGCGAATTCCCGTACCATCACGACTTCTGATGAAATCCTACAAGAAGTTGTTAACTTGAAACGATAA
- the fliY gene encoding flagellar motor switch phosphatase FliY codes for MTTEKLSSDEISGLLGKQGTEEKKMSKNSLSALEKEAMTELLTVSLGGASAVLSLMFSEQVTVKAPKLSVLQKDKLMIGNETPFFVVLGEYTGGITGLQFLSINKKDVQTITRLVDDQSDMEDMEKQFEVIQEMVQQMFMSATRSMTTILEQDIAHSLSGMDIIENQQEFPINKFTKEEWFVEAAFQMQIGSETQLSFHLYLPIRLAQHIVNILTDTMNEENPEETQQMEFQSNNPTNNSTNQINTNTSPNIQSVQFSSFDETVSAQAEPNNLNMLLDIPLQVTVELGRTKRMVKEILGVSQGSIIELDKLAGEPVDILINNKLIAVGEVVVIDENFGVRVTDIISTADRISKLR; via the coding sequence ATGACAACTGAAAAATTATCTTCTGATGAAATAAGTGGATTATTGGGCAAGCAAGGCACGGAGGAGAAAAAGATGTCCAAAAATTCTTTATCGGCTCTTGAAAAAGAAGCTATGACAGAATTATTGACCGTATCATTAGGGGGGGCTTCTGCTGTCCTGTCTCTGATGTTTTCAGAACAAGTGACAGTGAAAGCTCCAAAGCTTTCGGTTTTGCAAAAAGATAAATTGATGATAGGTAATGAAACTCCATTTTTTGTTGTCTTGGGCGAATATACAGGTGGCATTACAGGCCTTCAGTTTCTCTCGATTAACAAAAAGGACGTACAAACAATCACTCGATTAGTCGATGATCAAAGCGATATGGAAGATATGGAAAAGCAATTTGAAGTAATCCAGGAAATGGTTCAGCAAATGTTTATGTCGGCTACCCGATCGATGACAACAATTTTGGAGCAGGACATTGCCCATTCTTTATCTGGCATGGATATCATCGAAAACCAACAAGAGTTTCCGATTAACAAGTTTACGAAAGAAGAGTGGTTTGTCGAAGCGGCCTTCCAAATGCAAATCGGCAGTGAAACCCAACTCAGCTTCCACTTATACCTTCCCATCCGGTTGGCGCAACATATTGTAAACATATTAACTGACACGATGAACGAAGAAAATCCGGAGGAGACACAACAAATGGAATTCCAATCAAATAATCCTACAAACAATTCTACTAATCAAATTAACACCAACACTTCACCAAATATTCAAAGTGTCCAATTCTCAAGTTTTGATGAAACGGTTTCAGCTCAAGCAGAACCGAACAACTTGAACATGCTGCTCGACATACCGCTTCAAGTAACTGTGGAATTAGGGCGTACAAAAAGAATGGTGAAAGAGATTCTAGGAGTTTCCCAAGGTTCCATCATTGAATTGGATAAATTAGCAGGCGAGCCTGTTGATATTTTGATCAACAATAAACTGATTGCAGTCGGAGAAGTTGTCGTAATTGATGAAAACTTTGGAGTACGCGTAACCGACATAATAAGTACAGCGGACCGTATTTCAAAATTGCGGTAA
- a CDS encoding flagellar hook-length control protein FliK, whose product MNALPLSFQAPVKTPATASEQKTPKTPAAVEAVDFAQLLNAASSVSVETQQEDTSQREELLAQLENQLSSLQELPQENLTPEQQEMMQAIMQMMTQLLQSQEEKLQGTGTTPEDALKRSAGSEEAIKNELVLTPPVLEKLANPSPEQAKLIDVLEDAVELLKKLTTASPVKTGDAPGLSIDAEKLEQVFNQLASAVEQLETEQKKSETKEDAVKTQQLEQVLKQVTGLKQEPINLVQPKEIQQPLAMPVVEASIQPKAEAEEVSAKPQEAPAPALNEHSLPAAGAGTEAAKASQIPQRPEASVPQTTVRMSNLVEELGEVLRGSFRLNSEGDNKQIKISIFPEHLGHMDIRLTSVDGKIVAQIFTSSLAAKEMLDQQASLLRSSMIQQGIAVEKIEISQQSSQQSFGQQSAHLDQRFSQQQKQGSSSHSRNGYQRFEEDAATIVRRQSNDGLTMKVDYTI is encoded by the coding sequence ATGAACGCATTGCCGCTTTCATTTCAAGCGCCAGTCAAAACGCCGGCCACTGCCTCTGAACAAAAAACGCCTAAAACTCCGGCCGCTGTTGAAGCAGTCGATTTTGCCCAGCTATTGAATGCCGCTTCTTCAGTTTCAGTTGAAACCCAGCAAGAGGACACAAGTCAGCGGGAAGAATTGCTGGCTCAGTTAGAAAACCAGCTTTCAAGTTTGCAAGAACTGCCGCAAGAAAACTTAACGCCGGAACAACAGGAAATGATGCAAGCAATCATGCAAATGATGACACAGCTGCTTCAATCGCAAGAAGAAAAACTTCAAGGCACTGGCACAACGCCGGAAGATGCACTGAAGAGAAGTGCCGGTAGTGAAGAAGCAATTAAAAACGAGTTAGTATTAACACCCCCTGTTCTTGAAAAGCTTGCCAACCCTTCTCCTGAGCAAGCCAAATTAATCGATGTGCTTGAAGATGCGGTCGAACTACTGAAAAAACTGACCACTGCATCTCCAGTTAAAACTGGAGATGCTCCTGGATTGTCGATTGATGCTGAAAAGCTTGAGCAAGTATTCAACCAATTAGCCAGTGCAGTTGAACAGCTTGAAACAGAACAGAAAAAATCTGAGACAAAAGAAGATGCCGTAAAAACGCAGCAGCTTGAACAAGTATTAAAACAAGTGACGGGATTAAAGCAAGAGCCGATTAATTTGGTTCAGCCGAAAGAAATCCAGCAGCCATTGGCGATGCCGGTTGTAGAAGCTTCTATTCAACCTAAAGCGGAAGCTGAAGAAGTGTCAGCGAAACCGCAAGAGGCACCTGCTCCCGCACTAAATGAACATAGCCTGCCAGCAGCTGGAGCTGGTACAGAAGCAGCAAAGGCGAGCCAGATCCCACAGCGCCCAGAAGCGAGTGTTCCACAAACGACGGTCCGCATGTCCAACTTGGTTGAAGAATTGGGAGAAGTATTACGCGGTTCGTTCCGGTTAAATAGTGAAGGTGACAACAAACAAATTAAAATCAGTATCTTCCCGGAACATCTTGGCCATATGGATATTCGATTAACTTCGGTAGATGGAAAGATTGTGGCACAAATTTTCACGAGCAGCTTAGCGGCAAAAGAGATGCTTGACCAGCAAGCGAGTTTGCTGAGAAGCTCTATGATTCAGCAAGGCATAGCCGTCGAGAAAATTGAGATCAGCCAGCAAAGTTCACAGCAATCATTCGGGCAACAAAGCGCTCATCTGGATCAACGGTTTTCACAACAGCAAAAACAAGGGTCATCATCCCATAGCCGTAACGGCTATCAACGCTTTGAAGAAGATGCGGCAACAATTGTTCGGCGACAGTCGAACGACGGCTTAACGATGAAGGTGGATTATACCATCTAG
- the fliR gene encoding flagellar biosynthetic protein FliR — protein MTFIVETLPYVLLIFVRFTSFFIMAPIFSIKGVPNQFKIGLSVFIAFIAFTSISTEQPISLDSFYILLIIKELAIGLALGFTAALVLYTIQIAGAFIDFQMGFSIASVMDPQTGSQVPIIGHFKYMLATLFLLSINGHHLMLDGVMHSIQVFPVDSIAFAVSIESVTEFITNLFIEMFLIALQIALPIVGALFMVDIALGVLAKSVPQLNIFAVGFPVKILVGFILLLVYMPIFFYLLHILFEKIIVSMAELISLLGGA, from the coding sequence ATGACTTTTATTGTTGAAACTTTGCCATACGTATTGCTAATATTCGTCCGGTTCACTAGTTTTTTCATCATGGCTCCGATTTTTTCGATTAAAGGTGTGCCAAACCAATTCAAAATCGGCCTTAGTGTGTTCATCGCTTTTATCGCCTTTACTAGTATATCGACAGAACAACCGATTTCTTTAGACTCATTTTATATTTTATTGATAATAAAAGAACTGGCTATCGGCTTAGCGCTTGGCTTTACCGCTGCTCTGGTGTTGTACACGATTCAAATTGCCGGAGCGTTCATCGACTTTCAAATGGGCTTTTCGATTGCGAGTGTCATGGATCCTCAGACAGGCAGCCAAGTGCCGATCATCGGCCATTTCAAGTATATGCTGGCCACGTTGTTCTTATTATCTATCAATGGCCATCATCTGATGCTCGACGGTGTCATGCATAGCATTCAAGTGTTCCCTGTAGACTCCATCGCGTTCGCGGTTTCAATAGAAAGCGTGACTGAATTTATCACCAATTTGTTTATTGAAATGTTTTTGATCGCGTTGCAAATTGCGCTGCCGATTGTCGGTGCCTTGTTTATGGTCGATATCGCTCTCGGGGTCTTGGCGAAGTCTGTGCCTCAACTTAACATTTTTGCTGTAGGATTTCCGGTGAAAATTCTTGTCGGGTTTATCCTATTATTGGTTTACATGCCAATTTTCTTTTATTTATTGCACATTTTATTTGAAAAAATTATTGTCAGTATGGCCGAACTGATTAGCTTATTAGGAGGGGCATAG
- the flgD gene encoding flagellar hook assembly protein FlgD translates to MNVTSSNSVSTQAGAAQKQTAAPNALGKDAFLKILVTQMKNQNPLEPLKDTEFIGQMAQFSSLEQLTNLNTAMTQFIGTQSNTSLTDHADLIGNTVYWEQEVNGKLESGEGTVKALSLKNGELQVELENDVKVPLGSINRIEKQ, encoded by the coding sequence ATGAATGTAACAAGTTCCAATTCAGTCAGCACCCAAGCAGGAGCTGCCCAAAAACAAACGGCAGCTCCCAATGCTCTCGGTAAAGATGCGTTCTTGAAGATTTTAGTTACGCAAATGAAAAATCAAAATCCGTTAGAGCCGTTAAAAGATACGGAGTTTATCGGGCAGATGGCGCAATTCAGCAGCTTAGAGCAATTGACAAATTTAAATACAGCAATGACTCAATTTATCGGCACACAATCCAACACGTCCTTAACCGACCATGCCGACTTAATTGGCAACACGGTTTACTGGGAACAAGAAGTGAACGGCAAGCTTGAGTCAGGGGAAGGCACTGTGAAAGCATTGTCGCTTAAAAACGGAGAGCTGCAAGTCGAACTTGAAAATGACGTTAAAGTTCCACTCGGCTCAATTAATCGTATTGAAAAACAATAA
- the flhA gene encoding flagellar biosynthesis protein FlhA gives MKVKDFVVLVSVIMIVVMMVIPLPPLLLDVLIMINLSISLTIILVAMNTKEALEFSIFPTLLLLTTLFRLGLNVSTTRSILTNRTGGEVVETFGNFVVGGSPVIGILVFLILVIIQFLVITKGSERVAEVAARFTLDSMPGKQMSIDADLGAGMISDQEARKRREKVGQEADFYGSMDGASKFVKGDAIAGIIIVIINIIGGLIIGMVVHGMPFAEAAQLFTLLSIGDGLVSQIPALLISTAAGIVITRAASEGNLGSDITKQLFAHPKLLYIVAGTLTLFAVFTPLSPLLVMPVAALVAFGGYKMQQNLKAEETVDKEASVEGQELEEMKSPESVIDLLHVDAIEFEFGYGLIPIADKNQGGDLLDRVIMIRRQCAIELGIVVPVIRIRDNIQLQPNEYVIKIKGNRVASGEILLDHYLAMSPGIDDESIEGIETVEPAFGMPALWVNEDMKEEAEMSGYAIVDPPSVVSTHLTEVIKRHAHELIGRQEVKALIENIRESSPAVVEELIPNMMAIGEVQKVLMKLLKEKVSIRNLLMILETLADYSAHTKDPDVLTEYVRQALSRQITLQYATAREPLQVITAGASLEKKFADSVHRTDQGSYLSIDPESSQQIFQRISEQAAQLQQTGVQPILLTSPAIRMYMRQFIERFAPDLPVLSYNELEPEVEIQSVGVVNIGGVVSS, from the coding sequence TTGAAAGTCAAAGATTTTGTTGTCTTAGTATCCGTAATCATGATTGTCGTGATGATGGTAATACCGCTTCCACCATTACTATTAGATGTATTGATTATGATAAACCTCAGTATTTCCTTGACCATTATTCTCGTTGCGATGAATACAAAAGAGGCATTGGAATTTTCTATTTTCCCTACGCTGTTATTGCTTACAACTTTGTTCCGACTTGGGTTGAATGTATCGACCACCCGTTCGATTTTAACCAACCGGACAGGCGGAGAAGTAGTTGAAACGTTTGGTAATTTCGTAGTCGGAGGAAGCCCGGTTATCGGGATTCTCGTTTTCTTGATTTTGGTTATTATTCAATTCTTGGTCATCACAAAAGGGTCTGAACGGGTGGCCGAAGTGGCAGCCCGCTTTACACTCGATTCGATGCCCGGAAAACAGATGAGTATTGACGCAGATCTCGGAGCTGGAATGATTTCCGACCAGGAAGCACGCAAACGCCGTGAGAAAGTCGGCCAGGAAGCAGACTTCTATGGCTCCATGGACGGTGCCAGTAAATTCGTCAAAGGAGACGCCATTGCAGGGATTATCATTGTCATTATCAACATCATCGGTGGTTTAATCATCGGGATGGTTGTTCATGGCATGCCTTTTGCAGAAGCGGCACAGCTCTTTACGCTGTTATCAATCGGGGATGGCTTAGTGAGCCAAATCCCGGCGTTATTGATTTCTACAGCTGCAGGAATCGTCATAACACGAGCAGCTTCTGAAGGGAATCTTGGTTCGGATATTACGAAACAGCTTTTTGCCCATCCAAAACTGCTTTACATCGTTGCCGGTACGCTGACATTATTTGCTGTCTTTACGCCTCTGAGCCCGTTATTGGTTATGCCGGTTGCCGCGCTTGTCGCTTTTGGCGGCTATAAGATGCAGCAAAATTTAAAAGCGGAAGAAACTGTCGACAAAGAAGCTTCTGTTGAAGGACAAGAACTGGAAGAAATGAAAAGTCCGGAAAGTGTCATTGATTTATTGCATGTTGACGCCATTGAATTTGAATTCGGTTACGGGTTAATCCCGATAGCTGATAAGAACCAAGGCGGCGATTTGCTGGACCGGGTCATTATGATTCGCCGGCAATGCGCCATTGAACTTGGTATCGTTGTTCCGGTTATTCGCATACGCGACAATATCCAGTTGCAGCCAAACGAATATGTTATAAAAATAAAAGGCAATCGTGTCGCTTCGGGAGAGATTCTGTTGGATCATTATTTAGCCATGAGTCCTGGAATTGACGACGAAAGCATTGAAGGTATTGAAACAGTTGAACCGGCATTCGGAATGCCAGCTCTTTGGGTCAATGAAGACATGAAAGAAGAAGCGGAAATGTCTGGCTATGCCATTGTCGATCCACCTTCTGTTGTGTCGACCCACCTGACTGAAGTCATCAAGCGCCATGCCCATGAATTGATTGGACGCCAAGAAGTAAAAGCATTGATCGAAAACATACGTGAAAGTTCGCCAGCTGTTGTAGAAGAGCTGATTCCGAATATGATGGCGATCGGTGAAGTGCAAAAAGTATTGATGAAGTTGTTAAAAGAAAAAGTTTCAATCCGTAACTTGCTTATGATTTTAGAAACTTTGGCTGATTATTCAGCCCATACAAAAGATCCGGATGTATTGACTGAATATGTGCGCCAAGCATTATCGAGACAAATCACATTGCAATACGCGACTGCACGGGAACCTTTGCAAGTAATTACAGCTGGCGCAAGCCTTGAAAAGAAATTTGCGGATTCCGTGCACCGGACAGATCAAGGCAGCTATTTGTCAATTGACCCTGAATCTTCTCAGCAGATTTTCCAGCGGATTTCTGAACAAGCGGCACAATTACAGCAGACCGGTGTTCAGCCGATTTTATTGACGTCTCCTGCAATCCGGATGTATATGCGGCAGTTTATCGAGCGCTTTGCACCAGACCTTCCGGTATTGTCTTACAACGAATTAGAACCGGAAGTTGAGATTCAAAGTGTTGGAGTGGTTAATATTGGCGGGGTGGTTAGTTCATAA
- a CDS encoding flagellar biosynthetic protein FliO has product MSRKKIIYVMIILFTLSFIALSGPMLAQAEDTNVSDWVKDEKPDENETEQPIEPVVTEDKSLTVIIGKLILYTLLILVMIYGLIKFLAMRQKKFQPNQAVKLMGGTPLGNNKSLQLVKVGSQVYMIGVGDQVTLIKEFTDADEIKGIEKDLDNQPTLMSNPVVSFVKEKVNNRTKTGKTSGFEQLFSQSLTKQKLKQEQVAKDLNKNDKEEGSSS; this is encoded by the coding sequence GTGAGCCGAAAAAAAATTATTTATGTAATGATAATATTATTTACTTTGTCGTTTATTGCGTTGTCTGGTCCAATGCTAGCCCAAGCTGAAGATACGAATGTGTCCGACTGGGTAAAAGATGAGAAACCGGATGAGAATGAAACGGAACAACCTATAGAACCGGTGGTAACAGAAGACAAAAGTTTAACTGTCATCATCGGCAAGCTGATTTTGTATACGCTGCTCATTCTCGTGATGATTTACGGGCTCATCAAATTTTTGGCAATGCGCCAGAAAAAATTCCAGCCGAATCAAGCAGTGAAGCTAATGGGCGGTACGCCGCTCGGCAATAACAAATCACTGCAACTAGTTAAGGTAGGAAGCCAAGTTTACATGATTGGTGTCGGCGACCAAGTGACGTTGATCAAAGAATTTACGGATGCCGACGAAATCAAGGGCATCGAAAAAGACTTGGATAACCAGCCGACGCTCATGTCAAATCCAGTAGTCAGCTTTGTTAAAGAAAAAGTAAATAACCGCACAAAAACTGGAAAAACATCAGGCTTCGAACAGTTGTTCAGCCAAAGCTTGACCAAACAAAAACTCAAGCAAGAACAAGTCGCTAAAGATTTGAACAAAAACGATAAAGAAGAAGGTAGTTCATCATGA
- the fliQ gene encoding flagellar biosynthesis protein FliQ, which translates to MTPDTVLKLAEQSIYTILILSAPMLLVALGVGLIVSIFQAMTQIQEQTLAFVPKILAVFLSIIIFGPWMLTILLDYTRNLFQQLPQLIG; encoded by the coding sequence ATGACTCCAGATACGGTATTGAAACTGGCAGAGCAATCTATCTATACAATTCTTATCCTATCCGCGCCAATGCTGTTGGTCGCATTAGGAGTAGGGTTGATTGTCAGTATTTTTCAGGCCATGACCCAAATTCAGGAACAAACTTTAGCATTTGTCCCGAAAATTTTGGCTGTATTCTTGTCAATAATAATATTCGGTCCATGGATGCTGACGATTCTCTTGGATTACACGAGAAATTTGTTCCAGCAACTTCCTCAGCTAATCGGATAG
- the fliM gene encoding flagellar motor switch protein FliM, which translates to MADIFSEENINALLATIEKEEPKRDGDGTGRKVHTYDFKKALRFSQDQIRTLTRIHENFARLLTSYLSTQLRTFVQITVDSVDEFSYEEVIQNMEKNSILGVFKAPPLHGNMILEFSPTISYVVLDRLLGGQGNITKKTSDLTEIETNVIQRVFINALNNFEEAWSSVVKLTPELRELEVNPQFLTMSPPNETVILISLTTKIGDVEGLIHICLTHVGLEQVLPKLSARHWLANQKKIIENHEVEALEKKLQGTKLDVTAVLGKSIIEIGDFLNLKRGDIIRLNESYTDPVTIMVDDKQKFFAQPGVSKGKIAVQITDVHAEGEEFDDN; encoded by the coding sequence GTGGCAGATATTTTTTCTGAAGAAAATATCAATGCTCTACTTGCGACCATTGAAAAAGAAGAGCCAAAAAGAGATGGAGACGGTACAGGAAGAAAAGTCCATACGTATGACTTTAAAAAAGCTTTACGCTTTTCCCAAGATCAGATCCGCACATTGACGAGAATACACGAAAACTTTGCGCGTTTGCTTACTTCGTATCTGTCTACTCAGCTTCGGACTTTTGTGCAAATTACTGTGGATTCGGTGGACGAATTTTCTTACGAAGAGGTAATCCAGAATATGGAGAAGAATTCCATTCTGGGCGTCTTTAAAGCACCGCCTCTGCATGGCAATATGATTTTGGAATTTTCTCCGACAATTTCTTATGTTGTATTAGATCGTTTGCTTGGCGGGCAAGGCAATATTACTAAAAAAACAAGCGATTTAACTGAAATTGAAACCAATGTTATTCAACGCGTGTTCATAAATGCGTTAAACAATTTTGAAGAAGCATGGTCATCAGTTGTCAAATTAACGCCAGAATTACGTGAATTAGAAGTAAATCCTCAATTTTTAACAATGTCTCCACCCAACGAAACCGTCATTTTAATTTCATTAACCACTAAAATCGGCGATGTTGAAGGACTGATTCACATATGTTTGACCCACGTCGGCTTAGAGCAAGTATTGCCCAAACTATCGGCGCGGCACTGGCTCGCTAATCAAAAAAAAATCATTGAAAACCACGAAGTGGAAGCGCTCGAGAAAAAACTGCAGGGGACTAAGCTGGATGTTACTGCAGTGCTTGGGAAATCCATTATTGAAATCGGCGATTTTTTAAACTTGAAAAGAGGCGATATCATTCGCCTGAATGAATCGTATACCGATCCAGTGACTATCATGGTAGACGACAAACAGAAGTTTTTTGCTCAACCTGGCGTTTCTAAAGGGAAAATAGCAGTCCAAATTACTGATGTTCACGCAGAAGGAGAAGAATTTGATGACAACTGA
- a CDS encoding flagellar FlbD family protein — protein MIQLTMLNQTKISLNAVYIERLDATPDTIVTMISGKKVYVLETVEEVAEKVTSYYREINVLSSLHRPNLEE, from the coding sequence ATGATCCAATTAACTATGTTGAACCAAACAAAAATATCCTTAAATGCTGTTTATATCGAACGATTGGATGCCACTCCGGATACGATCGTCACAATGATATCTGGTAAAAAGGTTTATGTACTGGAGACCGTTGAAGAAGTTGCTGAAAAAGTGACTAGTTATTACCGTGAAATAAATGTTTTATCCAGCCTGCATAGACCAAACTTAGAAGAATGA
- the fliP gene encoding flagellar type III secretion system pore protein FliP (The bacterial flagellar biogenesis protein FliP forms a type III secretion system (T3SS)-type pore required for flagellar assembly.), with product MMPELLLSINIPGVDFGSDAPGDVSTTLQLFALLTILSLAPAILIMVTSFTRIIIVLSFVRTGLGTQSMPPNQVLVGLALFLTFFIMSPVMNEINETALQPYLDGETSQQAALDAASLPIKEFMAEHTREKDLALFFKYAGLEKPDSIEEIPFTALIPAFAISELKTAFQIGFVIFIPFLVIDMVVASTLMAMGMMMLPPVMISLPFKILLFVLVDGWYLIIESLLVSF from the coding sequence ATGATGCCGGAACTTTTGCTTTCTATTAATATTCCAGGTGTCGATTTTGGCAGCGATGCACCTGGGGATGTTTCAACTACCCTTCAGCTTTTTGCCTTATTGACGATATTGTCATTGGCTCCAGCCATATTAATCATGGTAACAAGCTTTACACGTATTATCATCGTCTTGTCCTTTGTCCGAACGGGCTTAGGCACGCAGTCGATGCCCCCGAACCAAGTGCTTGTCGGCCTTGCCTTATTTTTAACATTTTTCATCATGTCGCCAGTTATGAACGAAATCAACGAAACCGCTTTGCAGCCTTACCTGGACGGCGAAACTTCCCAGCAAGCAGCATTGGATGCAGCTTCTCTTCCGATCAAGGAATTTATGGCAGAGCATACACGCGAGAAAGACTTGGCTTTGTTTTTCAAATACGCTGGTCTTGAAAAACCGGATAGTATTGAAGAAATTCCATTCACTGCACTTATTCCAGCGTTTGCGATCAGTGAATTAAAAACGGCATTCCAAATAGGATTTGTTATTTTCATTCCATTTTTGGTCATCGATATGGTAGTGGCGAGTACACTCATGGCCATGGGGATGATGATGCTTCCGCCAGTCATGATTTCGCTGCCGTTTAAAATCTTATTATTTGTCCTGGTGGACGGCTGGTATTTAATAATTGAATCGCTGCTTGTCAGCTTTTAA